A section of the Myxocyprinus asiaticus isolate MX2 ecotype Aquarium Trade chromosome 40, UBuf_Myxa_2, whole genome shotgun sequence genome encodes:
- the LOC127431174 gene encoding dolichol kinase-like: MQTDPVLVESAVVFAIVVSVHVAVWNQLSWCCIALAVQAFYMQHKWDRLLRTGAAIFQFRPAANSGILPASMVLPLLGLALRVRCVAVGNIYFERFAMVITVIGMMLVLFLSLIALGITRPVPTNTCVIAGIAGATILYTVKQTLTVSEVIEVLEVLLIFVYLSLILLYLLPRCFTPGEALLILGGISLIINQLIKRSLASSENAKGDPLPFFLPVAVLGFVLLGIFFAVLFIFMESETLAASLFFHTMTAVLGLGLLVPWLSLLTQHHPITWLLHFLTQSNTRLWLIAFWAALVLLAVAVVMHQNSHRSSGSKKHQASTTVRKYFHFLTVLTFAPGLALDRPLLHLAAVGCLSAFLFLEFVRYFRIRPLGPPLRRLLTLFLDERDSGPLILTHIYLLLGIALPVWLSPEPCTPKGGLGGAGGLVPYAGVLAVGVGDAVASVFGSTVGEIRWPGTKKTFEGTVSSVFAQIIAVVIFLIADSSINLNASYSWVVGSITMVAMLEAYTSQIDNLLLPMYLYILLLL; this comes from the coding sequence ATGCAGACGGATCCCGTATTAGTCGAATCCGCAGTGGTGTTCGCCATAGTTGTTTCCGTCCATGTGGCCGTTTGGAATCAGCTGTCCTGGTGCTGTATTGCTCTGGCCGTCCAGGCTTTCTACATGCAGCACAAATGGGACCGCCTCCTTCGCACCGGCGCCGCCATATTCCAGTTCCGTCCCGCGGCCAACAGCGGTATCTTACCAGCCAGCATGGTGCTGCCGCTACTTGGTCTCGCCTTGAGGGTGCGCTGCGTTGCAGTTGGAAACATCTACTTTGAACGCTTCGCCATGGTGATAACGGTAATCGGTATGATGTTGGTGCTGTTTCTGTCACTTATAGCACTGGGCATCACGCGGCCGGTACCCACGAACACCTGTGTTATAGCTGGCATCGCAGGCGCCACCATCCTGTACACAGTGAAGCAAACACTGACCGTTTCAGAGGTGATTGAAGTCTTGGAGGTGTTGTTGATATTTGTGTACCTAAGTTTGATCCTGTTGTACCTGCTTCCACGCTGCTTCACGCCCGGCGAAGCGCTCCTCATCCTTGGCGGGATTAGTTTAATTATCAACCAGCTAATCAAGCGATCTTTAGCATCGTCTGAGAATGCAAAAGGCGACCCACTTCCGTTCTTCCTCCCGGTTGCCGTGTTGGGCTTCGTGCTGTTGGGAATCTTCTTTGCTGTGCTTTTCATATTCATGGAATCAGAAACATTGGCAGCTTCTTTATTCTTCCATACTATGACGGCCGTTTTGGGGTTGGGTTTATTGGTGCCCTGGTTGTCGCTGCTCACCCAGCATCACCCCATCACCTGGTTGCTACATTTCCTCACCCAGAGCAACACTCGACTCTGGCTTATTGCATTCTGGGCAGCCCTGGTGCTATTGGCAGTTGCTGTGGTGATGCATCAAAACAGCCATCGCTCAAGCGGGAGTAAGAAACACCAGGCATCAACGACAGTGCGGAAATATTTCCACTTCCTTACCGTGTTGACCTTCGCCCCTGGACTGGCCCTCGACCGCCCCCTGCTTCATCTAGCTGCGGTCGGATGCCTCTCAGCATTCCTTTTCTTGGAATTCGTTCGCTATTTCCGAATCCGACCACTTGGCCCTCCACTCCGACGGCTTCTCACCTTATTCCTGGATGAGAGAGACTCCGGACCCCTTATCCTCACCCACATCTACCTGCTCCTGGGTATCGCCCTTCCTGTCTGGCTCTCACCCGAGCCCTGCACCCCCAAAGGAGGGTTAGGGGGTGCCGGTGGGCTTGTACCCTATGCAGGGGTGCTGGCTGTAGGTGTTGGCGACGCTGTTGCGTCTGTCTTTGGAAGCACGGTAGGCGAGATCCGCTGGCCCGGCACCAAGAAGACTTTCGAGGGCACGGTGAGCTCCGTTTTTGCTCAGATCATCGCCGTGGTGATTTTCCTCATCGCCGACAGCAGTATAAACCTGAACGCCAGTTATTCGTGGGTGGTGGGATCCATCACGATGGTCGCCATGCTGGAAGCATACACATCACAGATAGACAACCTACTGCTTCCAATGTACCTCTACATACTCCTGCTGTTATGA